Proteins encoded in a region of the Mercenaria mercenaria strain notata chromosome 1, MADL_Memer_1, whole genome shotgun sequence genome:
- the LOC128556458 gene encoding uncharacterized protein LOC128556458, with translation MKLIALINSVGRLQIECFRRWDTRTAVSYLCPITEYCCEGGCCIDDAFETRLRRVTGFILVALLIAVVMYGLHWIIEVRKCVCGITGPREVLMKAAQRPGPASGEEGVVNYNSSSKYQDAEH, from the exons ATGAAGTTGATCGCGCTGATAAACAGTGTCGGAAGGCTTCAA ATTGAATGCTTCCGCCGATGGGATACACGAACGGCTGTGAGTTATTTATGCCCAATCACAGAGTATTGCTGTGAAGGAGGCTGTTGTATTGATGATGCTTTTGAGACACGACTTAGAAG GGTAACTGGGTTCATTCTGGTAGCTCTGTTGATAGCGGTCGTCATGTACGGCCTACACTGGATAATTGAAGTGCGCAAATGTGTTTGCGGAATCACAGGACCGCGAGAGGTATTGATGAAAGCTGCACAGCGTCCGGGACCTGCTTCTGGAGAAGAAGGAGTTGTCAATTACAATTCATCTTCCAAATATCAAGATGCTGAACACTAA